The following coding sequences lie in one Oryctolagus cuniculus chromosome 7, mOryCun1.1, whole genome shotgun sequence genomic window:
- the MFN2 gene encoding mitofusin-2, translating to MSLLFSRCNPIITVKKDKRHMAEVNASPLKHFVTAKKKINGIFEQLGAYIQESATFLEDTYRNAELDPVTTEEQVLDVKGYLSKVRGISEVLARRHMKVAFFGRTSNGKSTVINAMLWDKVLPSGIGHTTNCFLRVEGTDGHEAFLLTEGSEEKRSVKTVNQLAHALHQDEQLHAGSLVSVMWPNSKCPLLKDDLVLMDSPGIDVTTELDSWIDKFCLDADVFVLVANSESTLMQTEKQFFHKVSERLSRPNIFILNNRWDASASEPEYMEEVRRQHMERCTGFLVDELGVVDRAQAGDRIFFVSAKEVLNARIQKAQGMPEGGGALAEGFQVRMFEFQNFERRFEECISQSAVKTKFEQHTVRAKQIAEAVRLIMDSLHIAAQEQRVYCLEMREERQDRLRFIDKQLELLAQDYRLRIKQITEEVERQVSTAMAEEIRRLSVLVDEYQMDFHPSPVVLKVYKNELHRHIEEGLGRNMSDRCSTAITSSLQTMQQDMIDGLKPLLPASMRSQVDVLVPRQCFSLSYDLNCDKLCADFQEDIEFHFSLGWTMLVNRFLGPKNSRRALMGYNDQVQRPVPLTPANPSMPPLPQGSLTQEELMVSMVTGLASLTSRTSMGILVVGGVVWKAVGWRLIALSFGLYGLLYVYERLTWTTKAKERAFKRQFVEYASEKLQLIISYTGSNCSHQVQQELSGTFAHLCQQVDVTRENLEQEIATMNKKIEVLDSLQSKAKLLRNKAGWLDSELNMFTHQYLQPSR from the exons ATGTCCCTGCTCTTTTCTCGATGCAACCCCATCATCACAGTCAAGAAGGACAAGAGACACATGGCTGAGGTGAATGCGTCGCCACTCAAGCACTTTGTCACCGCCAAGAAGAAGATCAATGGCATCTTCGAGCAGCTGGGGGCCTACATCCAGGAGAGCGCCACCTTCCTGGAGG ACACCTACAGGAATGCCGAGCTGGACCCGGTGACGACGGAGGAGCAGGTTCTGGACGTCAAAGGGTACCTGTCCAAAGTGAGGGGCATCAGCGAGGTGCTGGCCCGGCGGCACATGAAAGTGGCTTTTTTTGGCCG GACGAGCAACGGGAAGAGCACTGTGATCAACGCCATGCTGTGGGACAAAGTGCTGCCCTCCGGCATCGGCCACACCACCAACTGCTTCCTGCGAGTGGAGGGCACAGACGGCCACGAGGCCTTCCTGCTCACGGAGGGCTCCGAGGAGAAGAGGAGCGTGAAG ACCGTGAACCAGCTGGCCCACGCCCTGCATCAGGACGAGCAGCTGCACGCCGGCAGCCTGGTGAGCGTCATGTGGCCCAACTCCAAGTGCCCCCTTCTGAAGGACGACCTCGTGCTGATGGACAG CCCCGGCATCGATGTCACCACAGAGCTGGACAGCTGGATTGACAAGTTTTGCCTGGACGCTGACGTGTTTGTGCTGGTGGCCAACTCGGAGTCCACCCTGATGCAGACG GAAAAGCAGTTCTTCCACAAGGTCAGCGAGCGGCTGTCCCGCCCCAACATCTTCATCCTGAACAACCGCTGGGATGCATCTGCCTCAGAGCCCGAGTACATGGAGGAG GTGCGGCGGCAGCACATGGAGCGGTGCACCGGCTTCCTGGTGGACGAGCTGGGCGTGGTGGATCGCGCTCAGGCCGGGGACCGCATCTTCTTTGTGTCTGCCAAGGAGGTGCTCAATGCCAGGATCCAGAAGGCCCAGGGCATGCCCGAAGGAG GGGGCGCTCTTGCTGAAGGCTTTCAAGTGCGGATGTTTGAGTTTCAGAATTTTGAGAGGAGATTTGAG GAGTGCATTTCTCAGTCTGCGGTGAAGACCAAATTCGAGCAGCACACGGTGCGGGCCAAGCAGATCGCGGAGGCCGTGCGTCTCATCATGGACTCTCTGCACATCGCGGCTCAGGAGCAGCG GGTTTACTGCCTGGAGATGCGTGAGGAGCGGCAAGACCGGCTGAGGTTCATCGACAAGCAGCTGGAGCTCTTGGCTCAGGACTACCGACTGCGAATCAAGCAGATTACTGAGGAAGTGGAAAGGCAG GTGTCCACCGCCATGGCGGAGGAGATCAGGCGCCTGTCCGTGCTGGTGGACGAGTACCAGATGGATTTCCACCCTTCCCCAGTGGTCCTCAAGGTTTATAAGAAC GAGCTTCATCGCCATATAGAGGAAGGCCTGGGCCGGAACATGTCTGACCGCTGCTCCACGGCCATCACCAGCTCCCTGCAGACCATGCAGCAGGACATGATAG ACGGCTTGAAGCCCCTGCTTCCTGCATCCATGCGGAGCCAGGTAGACGTGCTGGTGCCTCGCCAGTGCTTCTCCCTCAGCTACGACCTGAACTGTGACAAGCTGTGTGCCGACTTCCAGGAGGACATCGAGTTCCACTTCTCCCTCGGGTGGACCATGCTGGTGAATAGGTTCCTGGGCCCCAAGAACAGCCGCCGGGCCTTGATGGGCTACAACGACCAG GTTCAGCGCCCTGTGCCTCTGACACCAGCCAACCCCAGCATGCCCCCACTGCCACAGGGCTCACTCACCCAGGAGGAGCTCATGGTCTCCATGGTTACGGGCCTGGCCTCCCTGACGTCCAGGACCTCCATGGGCATCCTGGTTGTTGGAGGCGTG GTGTGGAAGGCCGTGGGCTGGCGGCTCATCGCCCTCTCCTTCGGGCTCTATGGCCTCCTCTACGTCTACGAGCGTCTCACCTGGACCACCAAGGCCAAGGAGAGGGCCTTCAAGCGCCAGTTTGTGGAGTACGCCAGTGAGAAGCTGCAGCTCATCATCAGCTACACGGGCTCCAACTGCAGCCACCAGGTCCAGCA GGAACTGTCTGGGACCTTTGCTCACCTATGCCAGCAAGTCGACGTCACGCGGGAGAACCTGGAGCAGGAGATCGCCACGATGAACAAGAAAATCGAGGTCCTCGACTCACTGCAGAGCAAAGCGAAACTGCTCAG GAATAAGGCTGGTTGGTTGGACAGCGAGCTGAACATGTTCACGCACCAGTACCTGCAGCCCAGCAGATAG